DNA from Ignavibacteriales bacterium:
GCGATTTACAAATTCTCGTGCCAGCCCTTCGTCAACGAGTTCGTCTGTCAAAGCCGTATCTAACGCAACTGTCAGCGAACCATCGGTTTCAACTAACCAACCCTGAATATCTTCGTGTACTATCTCAACATCGCTCGTGTCTATGGTGTACTCTGTACCGTCGACTTTGAGCAAGAGCGTCCCCTGCACCTGAAGCTTGCTGATTTCTTCGGATGTCAAATTGCGAAGCCGCGCCGCGATCGGCTGGACTGATTTACCAAACTTGGGACCAAGAGATTTAAAGTTCGGTTTCGATTTCTTTTTTATGATAGCAGATTCATCCGCCACGTATTCAATATGCTTGACGTTTATCTCTTCAAGAATGACATCTTCCATCAATGCAATTTCTTTCCGGTCGGCCTCAGATTTCACCGGTAGAATAATTTTTTGCAGCGGCTGGCGGACTTTCAAATTTGATTTCATCCGCATCGCGCGCACAAGTCCGACGATCCGGATGACATGTTCCATCCGATATTCAAGTTCCGGATTGATGGTACTCCCATCCGCCTTCGGCATGGACTCCAAATGAACAGATTGGAGTGCCGATGTGTTCCCCATCATCAGATTGCGATATAGTTCATCCGACAAAAACGGAGCGAACGGCGCAATGAGCTTGCAGATTGTCAGTAAACATTCGAGCAGCGTTTGATATGCCGCGGTTTTATCTCTTCCTTTTTCACTCTTCCAGAAACGACGCCTGTTGCGGCGCACGTACCAATTGGAAAGCTGATCAATCGTGAAATCGCTTACAGCTCTCGCTGCCCGTGTCACATCATACCCTTCCATCGATTGAATATAATTTTTTATGAGCGAATTCAGCTCAGATAAAATCCATTGATCAATTTCCTGCCGCTCGCTTGTGGGGATTCTTAGTTCACTGTTGTCGAATCCATCCACATTCGCATACAGCGCGAAGAAAGAGTACGTGTTCACAAGCGTACTGAAGAATTTTCGTTGAACTTCGCCTATGATCTCTGAATCAAATAATGTCGGCCGCCATACGGGACTTTGCGAAACCAAATACCACCGCACTGTATCAGCGCTGTATTTCTTCAGCAGTTCAAACGGGTCAACCGTGTTCTTCTTCGATTTGGACATTTTCTGTCCTTGCTTGTCGAGAATGAGTTCGTTCACAAGCACATTTTTGAACGCCGGTTTCTCGAAAAGAAATGTGCCGATGGCATGCAGTGTATAAAACCATCCGCGCGTTTGATCGATGCCTTCAGAAATAAAATCGGCAGGGTATGCCTTTTCAAATCGTTCTTTATTCTCGAATGGATAATGCCATTGCGCGAACGGCATCGAACCGGAATCGAACCATACATCGATAAGCTCGGGTGTGCGTTTCATCGTCCCGCCGCATTCACACGCAAACGTTACAGCATCAACATACGGCTTATGCAAATCGAGCGGCTCTGAAACATTCTCACCTTTTCTATATTCTTCCACGCTGCCGATGCACTTTTGCTTGCCGCATTGTTCACACAACCAAATGGGAAGCGGTGTTCCCCAGAAACGGTCGCGCGAAAGCGCCCAATCTTTATTATCTTCCAGCCAGTTGCCGAACCTGCCGGCGCCGACTTCCGGCGGAATCCAGTTGATTTGTTTGTTCAACGCAATCATCCGGTTCGCGTAATCGGT
Protein-coding regions in this window:
- the ileS gene encoding isoleucine--tRNA ligase — encoded protein: MFRQLTDKLNYHELESEILKSWETNDIFKKSISTREGKPEFTFYEGPPTANGRPGIHHVMGRTLKDTICRYKTMQGYQVHRKAGWDTHGLPVEIEVEKSLGFKHKDDIIGYGVAKFNEECKKSVWKYKADWEELTKIMGYWVDLQHPYVTFENNYIESIWWALKQYFDKGLIYKGYKIQPYCPRCETPLSSHEVSLGYKDVKDPSVYIKLKVKGEENTFFLVWTTTPWTLISNVALAVHPEIEYVKVEQKGENFILAEARLSVLGDEYVVLEKFKGAALAGKEYERIYSYHHVKEKGWYVVLADFVTTEDGSGIVHMAPAYGEDDYQIGRKYGLPTIHPVNKSGEFNAEVTDFAGMFVKDADPEIIQNLRHRNILYKKEMHLHSYPHCWRCASPLLYYARESWYIRTTDYANRMIALNKQINWIPPEVGAGRFGNWLEDNKDWALSRDRFWGTPLPIWLCEQCGKQKCIGSVEEYRKGENVSEPLDLHKPYVDAVTFACECGGTMKRTPELIDVWFDSGSMPFAQWHYPFENKERFEKAYPADFISEGIDQTRGWFYTLHAIGTFLFEKPAFKNVLVNELILDKQGQKMSKSKKNTVDPFELLKKYSADTVRWYLVSQSPVWRPTLFDSEIIGEVQRKFFSTLVNTYSFFALYANVDGFDNSELRIPTSERQEIDQWILSELNSLIKNYIQSMEGYDVTRAARAVSDFTIDQLSNWYVRRNRRRFWKSEKGRDKTAAYQTLLECLLTICKLIAPFAPFLSDELYRNLMMGNTSALQSVHLESMPKADGSTINPELEYRMEHVIRIVGLVRAMRMKSNLKVRQPLQKIILPVKSEADRKEIALMEDVILEEINVKHIEYVADESAIIKKKSKPNFKSLGPKFGKSVQPIAARLRNLTSEEISKLQVQGTLLLKVDGTEYTIDTSDVEIVHEDIQGWLVETDGSLTVALDTALTDELVDEGLAREFVNRVQNLRKDSGFDVTDRIRIHHASSERLTKALDRMTEYVKQETLAIEFQAISDEDARKLSAKSEDINSEQSLIAVVRI